Within Eggerthella sp. YY7918, the genomic segment ATGGCAAACAGGTGCAAGCGAGAGGCGCGTACGTCGTCCATATGCTCGACAGCCGCCAGTTCCCCTGCGCGAATGAAGGCTACGCGGTCGCATGTGCGCTCAATTTCCTCGAACAGGTGAGATGAGAGGAGGATGGTTGCTCCGCGCTGTTTCTCGCTCAGCACGAGTTCGATAAAACGGTTCTGCATAAGCGGATCGAGTCCGCTTGTGGGTTCGTCAAGCAGTAGGATATCGGGTTGACCCATAAACGCACACACAAGGCCTACCTTCTGCTTGGTTCCCTTCGACATCTTGCGAATTTTGCGTGCGGGATCAAGTTCAAAGTAATCGATGAGCTCATGCATGCGTGTGCGGTCACGCAGTTTCTTCATGCGTGCCATGAATTCCAGAAACGCGCTGCCGGTCATCTCGTCCATACAGGCTATTTCGCCGGGCAGATAGCCGAGGCGCTGTTGAATACGTGCGCGGTCGTTGAAGCAATTCAGCCCTAAAATGCGTGCGGTGCCGCTGTCGGGCTTAATGAACCCCATAAGGTTGCGCATCGTTACGGTCTTGCCTGCTCCGTTGGGGCCTAAGAAGCCAAACACCTCGCCTGTCTCGACCGCAAATGACACGTTAAACACACCTCGCCCGCTGCCATAGTCTTTGGTAAGCGCGTTCAATTCAATGACGGGGGAGGCACTTGTTTTGCGTGCGGCGCATCCGCCTGCATCGCCCTGTGTCGCAGGCTGCGGCACCGGCTGCGCATTCGTTGTGCTCATCGGTATTCCTCCTTGTAAGCATATGTTTTCAGCATGTCGCACCAGCGGTCAAACTCATGTATAAGTTCGTCCATGTCGATGCGCTTGTTCAAGCTGAGTTGTTGATGCAGGTACCCATCCGCTATCCACACCATCATGTTCACCACGTACTTCGGGTCTACGTCCTCACGGAATTTGTCGAAGTTCACATGGCTAAAGTAGCGCTCGAACATGAAATCAATCTGATGCTGCATCCAGTCGTTCATCGTATGCTTGATGTCCTTATGCTGGGGATAAAACGCACGCACTGAATATTCCAGCAGGTAGGGGAACTTCTCAAACACGTCGCGTTTGCTGTAGGCCGCATAGCGAAACAGTTCGAAAAAATCGTCGATGGCGTAGTAGCCTTCGTCGATGACGAAGTGCTCTACCTTGTCCATCACGCGCTCCATCAGGTAAAGGTACAAATCGCTCTTGTTCTTGAAGTAGAAGAACAGAAGTCCTTTCGAGATGCCCGCTCGGCGCGCAATGTCTTCAGTGGAGGCGTTTTTGTAATCGTTAAGGCCGAACGTTTCAACGGCGGCATTCAAGAGAGCATCTTGGCGCTCTTGGGGAAGGCTTTCAAATTTTTCGTGGCGGTCCGTTGTTTTTAGACCGAGCGGGGGCTTCTTTTCCATAGGTATCGCTCCTTTTATTGACCGGCCGGTCAATGATGCGAAACCCATGCTACCTCGTTGACTATTTTTGAGAAGCCTCTGCGCGTAAGTTTTTTAGCTGGTCCAAAACCGGCTGCAAACAAAAACGGACCCGCATGGGCGGGTCCGTTTCAAAGCTGATAACAATCAGGTGCGTCTACAGCGAGTCGATGTAGCTTACCAGGTCGCCAACCGTTTGCAGCCCTTCGGGCTCGCCGAAGTCGACTTCGCATTTTTCTTCAAGATCGCAGATGAGCTCAACCATATCGAGTGAATCGATGCCGAGCGAATCGAACGTTGCTTCGGCGTTGACCGTCTCCGGATCGATGTCGAGGTTCTCCTGCAGAACATCCTTGATGGTGTCGATGGTTGCCATGAGGCTATTCCTCCTTCTGCTTTAGCAGGCCGTATCCGCCGTCATCACGACGATACAGCACGTTAACGAGGCTTGTGTCGCGGTCGGTATAAGCGAAGAAGTCGTGGCCCAAAAGATCGATCTTAACGAGCGCTTCCTCTTCGGTCAGCGGTTCAAACTCAATTTCCTTCACGCGCAGCACTTCGTCTTCAGCCTCAAGCTCTTTCATAAGGCCGTCAACGTCAAGGTTTGCCGGTTCGGTTGTATCAATGCGGATGGTTTCGCCCTCGGCGCGCAGCTTGCGATCGATGACCTTGGTCTTGTACTTGCGAAGCTGGCGAACAACCTTGGCAGCAGCCACGTCGATGGCCGCGTACATGTCCTCTTCGCTCTCTTCAACGCGAATGATGTGGCCCTTGGTGTGCAGCGTGACTTCGCAGACAGCGGGGCGCGGGTTGGCAGGGTTTTTCTCGACAAGCAGGACGACTTCGGCATCTAATGGATTAATGTCCATAACTTTCATCGAATTGCCGATTTTCTCCTCGGCGTACTGACGCAGTGCATCGGTTACAGGCATTTTGCGTCCGGTGACGGTAATGCTCATGGCAATCACCTCTTATCTCGTGGCGAACAAAAAATCAGCCGTATTCAGGTTATCGTTGGCCGGGCAGCTAAAAGCATCAGATGCTTTGTTGTGCTCGCTCCAAGCCGACTCCCTTCGTCAAGCTGATAAGAACAGGATAGCGCACTTTATGATGTTTTGGCTGTGCATTTTAAGCCACCTTGTGAATTCGGTTTAAAAACGCGTAACAGAGTGGTCGATGTGTCCCCTTCATAAGGGATAATACGGCGAAACGACACGCGAGGTCGTCCGAGTTTTGCGACGCTCGCAAGGTGGCTCTGAAACTTTTGAGGCCCTCGTGCCTTGCAACGAGCAACCGTTGCTCTTAAACGGACAGGACGAATATGGCAAACACGAACCAAGATGGTACCCAGCGCATTTTTATTTCGGAAGTGCAAGGCCATCAGGCACGATACAAGAAGCTGATCCAGTTTACGCACTCGTCCACGAAGGCGGCCGGCGCTATGCTGCTTGCTGCCGTCGTGGCGCTCATCGTGGCGAACACGGGCGCTTATGAGGCGTTTCTTGACTTTTGGCATACCGAGGTCGGCGTGTTTTTTGGCGACAAGCTGGCTGGCATGTCGATGGCTCATATCATCAACGATGTGTTCATGGCGATATTCTTCCTGTTGGTGGGTCTAGAAGTAAAATACGAGTTGACGGTGGGCGAGCTTACCAATATCCGTCAGGCGCTCTTGCCCATTATGGCGGCCGTTGGCGGCGTGGTTGCGCCTATTGGGATATATTTACTGTTCAATGCAAACAATCCTGAATCGGCACATGGCTGGGGTGTCCCCACCGCGACCGACATCGCGTTTGCTCTCGGCATCTTGGCTCTTTTGGGTAGCCGTGTACCCAGCGGTGTGCGCGTGTTTTTAAGCACGCTGGCCGTTGCTGACGACATTATCGCAATCCTTGTGATCGCCATTTTCTACGGCCACAGCCCGTCGTTTTTCTGGCTGGGCGCCGCTGCCGTCGTGCTTGTCATTCTGATACTGATGAATCGCAATCACATCTATTCGCTCATTCCATATCTGCTGGTGGGTGTGGTGCTGTGGTACTGCGTATTCATGTCGGGCGTTCACTCTACCATCGCCGGCGTACTTTTGGCGTTCACTATTCCTTCGGGATCGCGTGTGAACCTGAAGAGCTTTATTGCCTGGTCGGGCGGCAAGGTGCGTGAGGCGCGCGATGCGTTTCAGCCCGAGACGCCTGTCATTGCGCAGGGCGAGTACATTGAAACCGTGCAGGACTTGAGCCGCGTGGCGCGTCAGGTGGTGCCGCCGGCGACGCGGTTGGAACATCGACTGTATCCGTGGGTGTACTTCGGCATTCTGCCGCTGTTTGCCCTGACCAATGCCGACGTGAGTTTTGCAGGCATGGATTTTGGCGCCATGCTGACCGATCCGGTGCTCTATGGCGTGTTGCTGGGTCTGTTAGTGGGCAAGCCGCTCGGCATTATGGCGATGAGCTTTCTGGTGGTGAAAACAAAGCTGGCTTCGCTGCCTGAAAACGTGAACTGGCTCCATATGCTCGGTGCAAGCATTTTGGGTGGCGTCGGCTTCACGATGGCCATCTTTGTGGCAAATCTGGCTTTCGATAACGAAGCAATGATTGCCACGGCCAAGTTGGGCATTTTGGCGGCGTCGCTTCTGGCGGGTGTGCTCGGCTTTGTGTTCCTGCTTCTGCAGGCAAAGGCCGCCCAGAAGCGCGGTGTCGCGTATCTGGCAACGTCGTCGGAGGATGAGAATCTGCAGACGGCCGACCTCGATGCGGTTCACGATCGCGAAGAGTTTCTGCGTGACCTTAACAGTCCCGAATTGCAGGACGAACTGGAGGCGGCACGGAAGCGTCCCGGAGTGTTCGAGATTGTGGTTGATTTGGGACCGACGGGCCTGTTGGGCGGGGGCTCTATCGGAGACGTGCGTTCTGCCTTGCGCGACGAAGTGGTTCGCGTGTTGCGCGAGGAGGGCGAAGAAGATCTGTTGGAGAAGGTACAGGAGGAATTCCGCGAGAATACCGATGTGCCTCCATTGGCGGGTGTGGTGGAAACTCTGCGTCGCGAAGGAGACGAGGAGCGCGTAGCCGACGCGCTTGGTCGCGAAGCGCAGGATGCCACGGGCATGTCCGGACGTGATGCGGAGTCGGAAAAGGACGAACGCCATTAGCCGCTGAAGGCGTTCCGCGTGCGAGCGCTGCTGGTATACTTGAGGCGCAGCTGTTGGTGTGACCGACGGTTGCGCTTTGAGGTTGAGAGAATTCGTTCGAAGGAAGACCATGGAAGCTGCTGCTATCGTTTTAGCTGCCGGTGCTGGCACCCGCATGAAGTCCAAAAAGCCGAAGGTCGCTCACGAAGTGCTCGGTAAGCCGCTTGTTCGCTGGGTGGTTGATGCCGCGCGCGAAGCGGGGGTAGACCGCGTGGTGTCGGTGGTTGGACATGCGCGCGAACAGGTGGAACCCCTGGTTCAGGACACTCAGACGGTGGTGCAGCACGAGCAGAACGGCACGGCTGGAGCGGTGGCTGTGTGTGCCGATGCGCTTGCCGACTTCGATGGTTCGCTCGTGGTACTTTCGGGTGATTGCCCGCTCATCACGTCCGATACGATCACGCAGCTCATTCGCGCCCGTGAAGAGGCTGATGCCGCCGTGGTGGTGCTGACGATGCAGATGGACGACCCCTTCGGCTACGGGCGCATCGTGCGCGACGAGAACGGTGCGGTCGCGCGCATTGTCGAGCAGAAGGATGCTTCCCCTGAAGAGGCCGCGCTTTGCGAGTGCAATTCCGGTTTCTACTGCTTCGATGCGCGTGCGTTGTTCGATGCGCTCAAACAGGTGAGCAACGACAACGCCCAGGGCGAGTTCTACCTGACCGACGTGCTTGAGATTTGTCGCAATGCAGGACGACCCGTATTGGGGCTGGTGTGCGAGGATACGGCTGAGTGCTTGGGCGTAAACTCGCGCATTCAGCTGGCCGAGGCTACCAAGCATCTGCAGCGGCGCATCAATCGTGCGCATATGGCTGCGGGCGTGACTATGGTGGACCCGGAGCTTGTGTGGATTGGTCCTGACGTGCGCATCGCCCAAGATGTGGAGATCCTTCCGAATGTGACGCTTATGGGTTCTACACGTATCGGCGAAGACAGTGTTATCGGCCCCGACTCGCGCTTGACCGATACGGTGGTGGGATGCGGATGCACGGTGGACGAAACGGTGGCCATCGAAGCCCAAATCGACGATAGAGCCACGTGCGGTCCGCGCGCCTACCTGCGCCCGGCGGCTCACTTGTGCGAGGGCGCAAAAGCAGGCACCCACGTGGAGATCAAGAAGTCCACGGTGGGCAAGGGCAGCAAGGTGCCGCACTTGTCCTACATTGGGGACGCAACGCTCGGCGAGGGTGTCAACATCGGCGCGGGGTCCATCACCTGCAACTATGACGGCAAGAAAAAGTGGCCGACCATTATTGGCGACGGCGCTTTTGTGGGCAGCGACACCATGATGGTGGCCCCAGTGACTATCGGAGCGGGTGCGATTATCGGCGCGGGTTCGACCATCACAAAAGATGTGGCGGACGATGCGCTGGGTCTCACACGTCCCGAGCAGCGTGAGATTCCCGGTTGGGCCGCCAAGAAGCGTGCGCAGCAGGCCGAAGAATAAACTTCATATCGCAATGCTGGAGTCTCCTCGACTC encodes:
- a CDS encoding ABC transporter ATP-binding protein, yielding MSTTNAQPVPQPATQGDAGGCAARKTSASPVIELNALTKDYGSGRGVFNVSFAVETGEVFGFLGPNGAGKTVTMRNLMGFIKPDSGTARILGLNCFNDRARIQQRLGYLPGEIACMDEMTGSAFLEFMARMKKLRDRTRMHELIDYFELDPARKIRKMSKGTKQKVGLVCAFMGQPDILLLDEPTSGLDPLMQNRFIELVLSEKQRGATILLSSHLFEEIERTCDRVAFIRAGELAAVEHMDDVRASRLHLFAITFADSAERDRYSTLHPDAQPADGASVQMAIAGSMDAFVKDLAAYRVADLTTRDQSLEELFLHLYGTSAASSQQGGSHE
- a CDS encoding TetR/AcrR family transcriptional regulator, translating into MEKKPPLGLKTTDRHEKFESLPQERQDALLNAAVETFGLNDYKNASTEDIARRAGISKGLLFFYFKNKSDLYLYLMERVMDKVEHFVIDEGYYAIDDFFELFRYAAYSKRDVFEKFPYLLEYSVRAFYPQHKDIKHTMNDWMQHQIDFMFERYFSHVNFDKFREDVDPKYVVNMMVWIADGYLHQQLSLNKRIDMDELIHEFDRWCDMLKTYAYKEEYR
- a CDS encoding acyl carrier protein, with the translated sequence MATIDTIKDVLQENLDIDPETVNAEATFDSLGIDSLDMVELICDLEEKCEVDFGEPEGLQTVGDLVSYIDSL
- the hpf gene encoding ribosome hibernation-promoting factor, HPF/YfiA family codes for the protein MSITVTGRKMPVTDALRQYAEEKIGNSMKVMDINPLDAEVVLLVEKNPANPRPAVCEVTLHTKGHIIRVEESEEDMYAAIDVAAAKVVRQLRKYKTKVIDRKLRAEGETIRIDTTEPANLDVDGLMKELEAEDEVLRVKEIEFEPLTEEEALVKIDLLGHDFFAYTDRDTSLVNVLYRRDDGGYGLLKQKEE
- the nhaA gene encoding Na+/H+ antiporter NhaA, with product MANTNQDGTQRIFISEVQGHQARYKKLIQFTHSSTKAAGAMLLAAVVALIVANTGAYEAFLDFWHTEVGVFFGDKLAGMSMAHIINDVFMAIFFLLVGLEVKYELTVGELTNIRQALLPIMAAVGGVVAPIGIYLLFNANNPESAHGWGVPTATDIAFALGILALLGSRVPSGVRVFLSTLAVADDIIAILVIAIFYGHSPSFFWLGAAAVVLVILILMNRNHIYSLIPYLLVGVVLWYCVFMSGVHSTIAGVLLAFTIPSGSRVNLKSFIAWSGGKVREARDAFQPETPVIAQGEYIETVQDLSRVARQVVPPATRLEHRLYPWVYFGILPLFALTNADVSFAGMDFGAMLTDPVLYGVLLGLLVGKPLGIMAMSFLVVKTKLASLPENVNWLHMLGASILGGVGFTMAIFVANLAFDNEAMIATAKLGILAASLLAGVLGFVFLLLQAKAAQKRGVAYLATSSEDENLQTADLDAVHDREEFLRDLNSPELQDELEAARKRPGVFEIVVDLGPTGLLGGGSIGDVRSALRDEVVRVLREEGEEDLLEKVQEEFRENTDVPPLAGVVETLRREGDEERVADALGREAQDATGMSGRDAESEKDERH
- the glmU gene encoding bifunctional UDP-N-acetylglucosamine diphosphorylase/glucosamine-1-phosphate N-acetyltransferase GlmU — its product is MEAAAIVLAAGAGTRMKSKKPKVAHEVLGKPLVRWVVDAAREAGVDRVVSVVGHAREQVEPLVQDTQTVVQHEQNGTAGAVAVCADALADFDGSLVVLSGDCPLITSDTITQLIRAREEADAAVVVLTMQMDDPFGYGRIVRDENGAVARIVEQKDASPEEAALCECNSGFYCFDARALFDALKQVSNDNAQGEFYLTDVLEICRNAGRPVLGLVCEDTAECLGVNSRIQLAEATKHLQRRINRAHMAAGVTMVDPELVWIGPDVRIAQDVEILPNVTLMGSTRIGEDSVIGPDSRLTDTVVGCGCTVDETVAIEAQIDDRATCGPRAYLRPAAHLCEGAKAGTHVEIKKSTVGKGSKVPHLSYIGDATLGEGVNIGAGSITCNYDGKKKWPTIIGDGAFVGSDTMMVAPVTIGAGAIIGAGSTITKDVADDALGLTRPEQREIPGWAAKKRAQQAEE